Proteins found in one Cytophagia bacterium CHB2 genomic segment:
- the fabF gene encoding beta-ketoacyl-ACP synthase II has product MQSFPQRQKAVITGIGMVTPLGLTIEENWSALMAGRSGIGKITHFDASHLSTQIAGEVKNFNPDDYMDVKEVRHYDRYVHLAVAAADKALADAGLSAETLPHERTGLLIGSGMGGMETFVNNTRALIEKGARRVSPYFVPAVIANMASGFLTIRYGIQGPNFSIVSACATGAHSIGEGLEMIRKGIADVMLVGGAEAAIIELGVAGFIAAKALSKHNDAPSAASRPFDMARDGFVMGEGAGVLVIESEEHARKRGARVWAELLGNGASSDAFHPTAPRTDGTGAAKAIRHAVADAGLAKEDIGYINAHATSTMLGDRAESAAIRHYFGEHTKKAAVSSTKSSTGHLLGAAGAVEAAYTALALHHQMLPPTINLDNVDPECDLNHVANQPRPANVQYAISNAFGFGGTNATLVLGRYEGENAR; this is encoded by the coding sequence ACGATAGAAGAAAATTGGTCGGCGTTGATGGCCGGGCGCTCAGGCATCGGCAAAATTACGCATTTTGATGCGTCTCATTTAAGCACGCAAATCGCGGGAGAAGTCAAAAATTTCAATCCCGACGATTACATGGATGTAAAGGAAGTCCGGCACTATGATCGTTATGTGCACCTTGCCGTCGCAGCGGCAGACAAAGCCTTGGCGGATGCCGGTTTGAGCGCGGAAACGCTGCCGCACGAGCGCACCGGCTTGCTGATCGGCTCCGGCATGGGCGGCATGGAAACATTCGTGAACAACACGCGCGCGTTGATTGAAAAAGGCGCGCGGCGCGTATCGCCCTATTTCGTTCCGGCGGTGATTGCCAACATGGCCTCCGGCTTTCTCACGATTCGCTATGGCATTCAAGGCCCGAACTTTTCGATCGTTTCGGCGTGCGCCACCGGCGCGCATTCGATTGGCGAGGGACTTGAAATGATTCGCAAAGGCATTGCCGACGTCATGCTCGTTGGCGGCGCAGAGGCGGCGATCATCGAGCTGGGCGTGGCCGGGTTTATTGCGGCAAAAGCGCTTTCCAAACATAACGACGCGCCGTCGGCGGCGAGCCGCCCGTTCGATATGGCACGTGACGGCTTTGTCATGGGAGAGGGCGCGGGCGTTTTGGTAATTGAAAGTGAAGAGCATGCGCGCAAACGCGGCGCACGCGTGTGGGCAGAATTGCTGGGCAACGGCGCCTCGTCAGATGCCTTTCACCCGACGGCGCCGCGCACGGACGGCACCGGCGCCGCCAAAGCGATTCGCCATGCAGTGGCAGACGCCGGCCTCGCGAAGGAAGACATTGGTTACATTAATGCGCATGCCACCTCGACGATGTTGGGCGATCGCGCAGAATCCGCCGCAATCCGGCATTATTTCGGTGAGCACACCAAAAAGGCCGCCGTCAGTTCGACCAAATCTTCGACCGGCCATTTGCTCGGTGCTGCCGGCGCCGTGGAAGCGGCGTATACGGCGTTGGCGCTGCATCATCAAATGCTGCCGCCTACGATTAATTTGGACAATGTTGATCCGGAATGCGATCTTAATCATGTCGCAAACCAGCCGCGTCCGGCGAACGTGCAATATGCTATTTCCAATGCCTTTGGTTTTGGCGGCACGAACGCGACGCTGGTGTTGGGGAGATATGAAGGTGAGAATGCGAGGTAA
- a CDS encoding ester cyclase yields MHKNNQEKIRYAIAELVEKGDLEIVNEIFATDYIAHAREKEYSGHSFIKRFANQLRTAIPDIHLVDVKFLAQEGNTIVWQRTFRGTHEVKMRGIPPSGKKVKWVDMVVTRFKNEKIAEEWVVSELMGELLLKVPKSKKAKSGKK; encoded by the coding sequence ATGCACAAGAACAATCAAGAAAAAATCAGGTATGCTATTGCAGAGCTTGTTGAGAAAGGTGACTTGGAAATCGTTAATGAAATTTTTGCGACTGATTATATTGCGCATGCCAGAGAAAAAGAATATAGCGGGCATTCATTCATAAAACGTTTCGCGAATCAGCTTCGTACGGCTATCCCAGATATACATCTCGTGGATGTCAAATTTCTTGCGCAAGAGGGGAATACTATCGTCTGGCAGCGTACATTTAGAGGCACGCACGAAGTAAAAATGCGCGGCATCCCGCCTTCAGGAAAAAAGGTGAAGTGGGTTGATATGGTTGTTACCCGCTTTAAAAATGAAAAAATAGCGGAAGAATGGGTGGTATCAGAGCTTATGGGGGAGTTGCTTTTAAAGGTTCCAAAAAGCAAAAAAGCGAAGTCGGGGAAGAAATAA